In a single window of the Thermotoga sp. KOL6 genome:
- a CDS encoding UxaA family hydrolase gives MERTILGYVRENGKVGVRNYVLLLPVDDISNAVVEAVEKSIAGTLALPHPYGRLQFGKDLELFFKTLIGTGSNPNVAAVIVVGIEPKWTHRVADGIAKTGKPVEAFWVEGYGQLATIEKVSRVAVKMVEDTTNLKREPVDISEITISLKCGESDTTSGLGSNRVVGRFTERFLEIGGTVLFGETTELTGAEHIIASRFKKKEDKEKFLKIFNEYQELIKSQGVDLLGSQPTEGNIAGGLSTIEEKALGNIQKIGNAMIDGALDFLEDVPGKGLYFMNTSSAAAEAVTLFAAAGAVIHLFPTGQGNPIGNPIIPVVKITANPKTARVMSEHIDIDVSPVLTEGVSIDEAADKLWQRVVETANGRMVRAETLNHKEFVLTKLYRSA, from the coding sequence ATGGAAAGAACAATACTTGGTTATGTGAGAGAAAATGGAAAGGTTGGTGTCAGGAATTACGTTCTTCTATTACCGGTTGACGATATATCAAATGCCGTTGTTGAAGCTGTGGAAAAATCCATTGCTGGTACTCTTGCTCTTCCACATCCATACGGACGACTTCAGTTTGGGAAAGACTTGGAACTTTTCTTCAAAACACTTATAGGAACGGGATCCAACCCAAATGTCGCTGCGGTAATAGTTGTTGGTATCGAGCCAAAATGGACTCACAGAGTGGCAGATGGAATAGCCAAAACAGGAAAACCTGTCGAAGCCTTTTGGGTGGAGGGATATGGTCAACTCGCAACAATTGAAAAAGTCTCAAGAGTTGCTGTAAAAATGGTAGAAGATACCACCAACTTGAAACGAGAACCGGTGGATATCAGTGAAATTACAATAAGCTTGAAATGTGGAGAATCGGATACCACTTCAGGACTCGGCTCAAACAGAGTAGTAGGGAGATTCACTGAGAGATTCCTCGAAATAGGTGGAACGGTACTTTTCGGAGAAACAACAGAATTGACAGGTGCCGAGCATATCATAGCTTCTAGATTCAAGAAAAAAGAAGACAAAGAAAAATTCTTGAAGATTTTCAATGAATATCAGGAATTGATTAAATCACAAGGTGTAGATCTCCTTGGATCACAACCTACTGAAGGAAACATTGCAGGCGGTTTGAGTACGATAGAAGAGAAAGCTCTTGGAAATATTCAGAAGATTGGAAACGCCATGATAGATGGTGCTTTAGATTTCTTAGAGGATGTTCCAGGAAAAGGACTGTATTTCATGAACACTTCATCCGCTGCTGCAGAAGCCGTTACACTCTTTGCAGCAGCCGGTGCCGTAATTCATCTTTTCCCAACCGGGCAAGGAAATCCTATAGGAAATCCTATAATACCCGTCGTGAAAATCACAGCAAATCCGAAGACTGCACGTGTTATGTCAGAACATATAGACATCGATGTTTCGCCAGTATTAACAGAAGGAGTAAGCATAGATGAAGCAGCTGACAAACTTTGGCAGAGAGTTGTGGAAACAGCAAATGGGCGTATGGTGAGAGCAGAAACACTTAACCACAAGGAATTCGTTTTAACAAAACTTTACAGGAGCGCTTGA
- a CDS encoding UxaA family hydrolase codes for MVVDFLVHKEGDDVGIAVRDISANEKIKGKTLEGEKFYELETREDIPLGHKIALRDIKEGEKIKEYGEVIGKATKNITKGSHVHVHNIRSLRWG; via the coding sequence ATGGTAGTGGATTTTTTGGTTCACAAAGAGGGAGATGACGTAGGAATAGCAGTTCGTGACATATCTGCCAATGAAAAAATAAAAGGAAAAACACTTGAAGGAGAAAAATTTTACGAATTGGAAACCAGAGAGGATATTCCACTCGGTCACAAAATAGCATTGAGGGACATCAAAGAAGGAGAAAAAATAAAAGAATACGGAGAAGTAATAGGTAAGGCTACAAAAAACATTACCAAAGGTTCCCATGTTCACGTTCACAACATACGAAGCCTGAGATGGGGGTGA
- a CDS encoding carbohydrate ABC transporter permease: MRKRTMGWIIFFIALFIVVVELFPILIVVLNGFKKDIDIWSRNPFYFKPTLASYKKVFENEDFVRGLKNSLIAASISSFVSVFFGSMASYGLSRYRFKINDGIIFLLLLLRMVPQITLSLPFYLIFKKMGLSDNILGLSLAHISFNLPYAVALLLPFFEGIPRDFEEAAKIDGCKDFQIYWRIFFPLASAGIVVAAVFTFLMSWNEFIYALVLTGVRAKTAPVAVNGFLGQYAPLWGQLSAAGTIMLIPVFAITLGFQRYIIKGLSAGGIKG; this comes from the coding sequence ATGAGAAAAAGAACAATGGGATGGATCATCTTTTTTATTGCCCTTTTCATAGTAGTTGTAGAACTTTTTCCAATTCTTATAGTTGTTCTAAACGGTTTTAAAAAAGACATAGACATCTGGAGTAGAAATCCTTTCTATTTTAAACCTACTCTTGCGAGCTATAAAAAAGTGTTCGAAAATGAGGATTTTGTTCGTGGCTTGAAAAATTCCTTGATAGCCGCAAGTATTTCTTCCTTTGTTTCTGTCTTCTTCGGTTCAATGGCCTCTTATGGATTATCCAGGTACAGATTCAAAATAAATGACGGCATTATTTTCTTGCTACTTCTTTTGAGAATGGTACCACAAATAACGTTGTCACTTCCTTTCTATCTAATCTTCAAGAAAATGGGCCTCAGTGACAATATTTTAGGATTATCTCTAGCACACATCAGTTTCAACCTTCCATATGCTGTGGCTTTGCTTTTACCATTTTTTGAAGGCATACCGCGCGATTTTGAAGAAGCTGCAAAAATAGATGGTTGCAAAGATTTCCAAATATATTGGAGGATATTCTTCCCTCTTGCATCAGCTGGGATTGTTGTAGCTGCTGTTTTTACATTCCTCATGTCATGGAACGAGTTTATCTACGCTTTAGTTTTAACCGGTGTGAGGGCAAAGACGGCACCTGTTGCAGTTAACGGATTCCTTGGTCAATATGCTCCATTGTGGGGTCAACTTTCGGCCGCTGGAACAATTATGCTCATTCCCGTTTTTGCCATAACTTTAGGTTTTCAAAGGTACATAATAAAGGGTTTGTCAGCAGGGGGCATTAAAGGATAA
- a CDS encoding transaldolase family protein: MKFFLDSAKLDEIEYAIKKWKIDGVTTNPRHLMNAGMTVENFAKEVKKLVEGTHITVSLEVNPHLDSPEEIVQEALSLAAISENFAIKIPATENGFEALAELSPKGVKVNVTLVFNMVQAVQAARLGAFYISPFVGWREERGEMNTDFLKQIVQAVKGYGYKSQIIVAAVRSGRHFIEAAMSGADIVTAGFEVYRRAFDNPYTKLGLQIFSEAWDSIYRR; encoded by the coding sequence ATGAAATTCTTTCTCGATAGTGCCAAACTGGATGAGATTGAGTACGCCATTAAAAAATGGAAGATCGATGGTGTGACAACGAATCCAAGGCATTTGATGAATGCAGGAATGACAGTAGAAAATTTTGCCAAAGAAGTGAAAAAACTTGTCGAAGGAACGCATATCACCGTGAGTCTAGAAGTCAATCCACATTTAGATTCTCCAGAAGAAATCGTTCAGGAGGCTCTTTCGTTAGCAGCGATCTCAGAAAATTTTGCAATAAAAATTCCAGCTACAGAGAATGGGTTTGAAGCTTTAGCAGAATTGAGCCCTAAGGGAGTGAAAGTGAATGTGACTCTGGTTTTCAACATGGTTCAGGCGGTCCAAGCTGCTCGGCTAGGGGCTTTTTATATAAGCCCTTTTGTGGGATGGAGAGAAGAAAGAGGGGAAATGAACACAGATTTTTTGAAACAAATCGTTCAAGCTGTAAAAGGATACGGTTACAAATCCCAGATAATAGTCGCTGCTGTTAGATCTGGAAGGCACTTCATAGAAGCAGCCATGTCAGGAGCTGACATTGTGACAGCGGGGTTCGAAGTTTACAGGAGAGCCTTTGACAATCCGTATACAAAACTGGGACTTCAAATCTTTTCTGAAGCGTGGGATAGCATATACAGGAGGTGA